In Cardiocondyla obscurior isolate alpha-2009 linkage group LG07, Cobs3.1, whole genome shotgun sequence, the DNA window gtttgCCGATGTTAATGTACTCTTAGTGGAGCAACGTCCAAGCAACCGCTCACTTCGAAATTGGAATACGTCACATTATGATAATCGAGAACAGATGCTTTGCAGCTTCTAATTAAAGAAGTCCATTGTTAGTCGTATCTGTGCTACAGGACAGATAATTCTTCTTCAAGCATAGTATCAGAATAGACGTGAATTTAAGGTGCCGTGTAATCGACGCATGATGATTTTGCTACGTAACAGAAATATCCGAGCGTTGATATTTGTCGCGAGTATCCTGTCAGTGAACTCCAACGAAGTTTTCTTGACATACAACATCTCCTCGAGGTAAGTCTATCGATCTTCCATTAATAATCTTTCATTTCGATGTAAGCGGTTTTCAGCGTCAAACATCAGATAGGAAGCGTGCTTCCTTTTTATACAATCACCGCGTTCGAtggtaatataaaataattaatatacaaataatataataatagataaatttattgtccttaaaattctaaaaaattatttaaaaaaaaaataaaataaaaatttgcttcTACTACGTCAAAGTAAAGTAAATCACTTTCTGGACGCTACGCTTGAATTAATCGTAGACTTTACGCCTTTTGAGTTTCAGAGCCGCTTCGAAGTGTCCCCTGCCTATAACAGTTCTGGATTTCATTCGCGATTCGAGTCAGCCTGATTTGGAAGCTAAGTGGCCTTGCGAAGTGCGCTCGTACTGGATTTCGTTGCGGCCGTTCGTCAGATCCGTTCGCTTCTTGCTGCGCTACGTGACGccgtttattataatactCGGTAAGGGATGTCGCGACGCGCATCATACAAATCGACGACTGTTCTCATAACATTGTCACCCACTCCGTATAGGTGTATTGCTAAATGCGGTATCTTTCAGCATGTTGAGCGCACCTGTGCTATGTGACTCCAATTTGTCACTTTATCTAAGCGCGCTCGCTATATCGGACAATGGCGCGTTGATATTCAATTACGCCGTCAGCGTCGCAAAATCACACTCCACAACGATTAACGATCTTTTCATGGTAAATACTTAGCTTGATCGATTTTGTCTCGCCGCGCGTTTACCGGTCATCCAGCTCTCACCTCGTCCACTCAGACGAACAAGACGCACAAATCAATTTAGTTGACTCTACGTTAATAAAGATAACTATAACTTCAATTTATTCTTCAAATTGCAATTCCTACCAATTGGATCAAGGCCTCTCCTCAATTGATATCCGTGAGTGAATCTCTGCGTCAGCCGAGGAGAGCATGATGTAAAACGTACAAAGAACTAGAGAgaaaatctatttatttatttcgacgcGTCGCTAAAAATGAGTCTTGGATCGTTCGGGATGAGGTGGATGCTGGTCGCGGGTAGACCAAAATTTCTTGCAGAATGCTTAAAGTAATACTCTTGCAGAACAGCAGGTTCTTGTGCGGCGCCAATTCCGTGAGCATGGAACTCTTCCAGTTTACGTCGACCTGGCTGATCGTCGCCCTCACCTGGACGCGCGTGATCGCCGTCGTGTTCCCGTTCGGAGCCCGCGACTGCCAGAACCGTTCAGCGATCACGATTATTACCAGCCTGGTCTGCACGAGCTTCGTAATATCCTTGACGAAGCTCTACTCTGGCGGTAAAAAATCCACGTCTATCGCTTACCTATTTAATTCGATCACGTTACTATATTTACTTGCGCAATGTTTTCTCTTACCGTTAACGAGTTataacttaatattaatattatctaattGCAGGATACGAGACCGACAGCGTTTTCGAGTTCGTGCCGTGTCAGAAGATGAAACCCTGGGGCAGCgctatgtatttttatattgcccTGTCCACGTGGCTGCCTCTGCTTTTTATATCGATCGGAAATCTGGTATTGATTGCCCGCATGAGAAGATCTTACCGTATTCACAGCGAATTAACTCGTAAGTTAACTAGATATAATCGTTGACACTTAGACGCCGTGAGGGGAGAAATTAAATAGAGATCTTTGTTTTAGGTAATTTCAGTTACAGAGGTAACAGACCGCATAACTCGAGCAGAACGTTGCTCGCGGTATCGATAGTACATTTGATTTTACTACTACCGCTGGGAATCGTTGAGACGCTAGAACTCTGCTGGGATGTGATTTTAATCAAGCATCCCAcgggagagaacgagagataCATACACTGGTGAAGTGTCATTCTGAATCATTCGACAAAATATACAAACTGACATtgagaatatattaaattgatcATGCTTTACGTAACTAACAATGAGGtgtataacttttatttttttttttaacaatggtactatttttttttaggttgcAAGAGAAGATGTTGCTCAAGTGGTGCCGCGGTTTATTCTTCCACATTTACCATTGGAATTTCGCGAtaaacttctttttatattacctTACGGGAAAGAAGTTCAGAGATGTCGTAACGCAGACCTTGAAAAGTTACACGGAAGCATATCTGCCGTGCCACAGGAATGCTTTAAAGTGCAACACGTGGAGCAATTGTAGCAGACATTTACGATCATGCAGCGCGCTGCTGATGAGAGCTATTGTACGAAACAAACAATTCAATAACATGGCGAGGCGCAATGCCAACGAAAGTAACAGCAACGTTACCTAACTGTGAaagtaagtattaaaaaagggAATTTCGACATAAGAGTGTTGCGTCATATATCCGGGTCTCTTACGGcataaaagatatatacgtTCAATTCAaagtgataaataattatcttcttTTCCCGATTATTTGATATACATACGTGCCATATGTCGATAGCGCAATCAACTATTCGGGGAGAACGGAAGTTTTACTTGGGAGAAGTTTATTTagtatttttctaattaaatttgtatacaCATGAAATGTTTACACATTAAACATTGTAAAATATCACATTGCGTATTAGGCGTCTTCTGCGTAACTCTTCTAAGAAttaaatagcaatttaattacatttaaagacAATTTGTTATTACATTTGGACTCTAACTTTCAGTTTCTTTTGCTACCATCGCTCGCCAACTTTCTTACAAACTAACATTCTGGTCCCAATGCAGATCTTTGATGCAATCTGGGATATCGTATTAATACTGTAATAACGAGAATTCCGAGTAAAACGAAAGATGAACAATTAGATTTTCGTATctctttaaattgatataacTTAAAATGATATATAGCGTTCATTGTCGATTTTCTGTTTTCTAGACTGACTTGCATCGCGAAACTCTTAAATTTCAACGCACATGCTAAATTAGACTTTTATCAAACATAATTACACAGTTCGCATATAAACATAattaagtatacatatatacaataattattattcatcttAACAGTAGATTAAATGAACAGTTATCTAAACTACGTCATTGCATCTCACCCCCCTTT includes these proteins:
- the LOC139104126 gene encoding FMRFamide peptide receptor frpr-18, which gives rise to MMILLRNRNIRALIFVASILSVNSNEVFLTYNISSRAASKCPLPITVLDFIRDSSQPDLEAKWPCEVRSYWISLRPFVRSVRFLLRYVTPFIIILGVLLNAVSFSMLSAPVLCDSNLSLYLSALAISDNGALIFNYAVSVAKSHSTTINDLFMNSRFLCGANSVSMELFQFTSTWLIVALTWTRVIAVVFPFGARDCQNRSAITIITSLVCTSFVISLTKLYSGGYETDSVFEFVPCQKMKPWGSAMYFYIALSTWLPLLFISIGNLVLIARMRRSYRIHSELTRNFSYRGNRPHNSSRTLLAVSIVHLILLLPLGIVETLELCWDVILIKHPTGENERYIHWLQEKMLLKWCRGLFFHIYHWNFAINFFLYYLTGKKFRDVVTQTLKSYTEAYLPCHRNALKCNTWSNCSRHLRSCSALLMRAIVRNKQFNNMARRNANESNSNVT